The following proteins come from a genomic window of Candidatus Paceibacterota bacterium:
- a CDS encoding sulfatase: MKRNTLLLILPLLALGASVRAVSPEPKLNVLFIAADDLNADLGCYGHPLVKTPNLDRLAARGVRFDRAYCQYPLCNPSRSSVMTGRRPDTTRVINNGPHFRQVLPDAVALPQLFRQHGYFTARVGKMYHAGVPMEIGADGMDDPASWDHVVNPRGRDKDQEDALVNFTPHRSLGSCLCYEMADGTSEEQTDGRVATEAIKLLEQHRDRPFFLGVGFYRPHSPHLAPRKFFESYPLESIPAPCGPPGDLKDIPPVAQFITPPNWGATEQQQREVIRGYYACVSFMDEQLGKVLSALDRLKLADTTIVVFWGDHGYLLGLHGQWMKTMLFEGAARVPLVIAGRGVARGKPCARTVELLDLYPTLVDICGLPPPPDLEGKSLRPLLVNPEAQWARPAFTQVVRLTDKRRPVGRSVRTERWRYTEWQDGKLGSELYDHDSDPNEFANLAQDPQHAAVVAELKALLRRMRR; this comes from the coding sequence ATGAAGCGGAATACTCTCCTGCTGATCCTGCCGCTGTTGGCGCTTGGCGCCTCCGTCCGGGCAGTCTCGCCGGAGCCGAAACTCAACGTCCTGTTCATCGCGGCGGACGATCTTAATGCTGATCTAGGCTGCTACGGCCACCCGCTCGTCAAGACTCCCAACCTCGATCGTCTGGCGGCTCGTGGTGTGCGGTTCGACCGCGCTTATTGCCAATACCCCTTGTGTAATCCCTCGCGCTCCAGCGTGATGACCGGTCGCCGTCCTGACACGACGCGTGTTATTAACAACGGCCCGCATTTCCGGCAGGTCTTGCCAGACGCGGTTGCCTTACCCCAGCTTTTCCGGCAGCATGGCTATTTCACGGCCCGTGTCGGCAAAATGTACCATGCCGGGGTCCCGATGGAGATAGGCGCTGACGGCATGGACGACCCGGCTTCCTGGGACCACGTTGTAAACCCCCGGGGTCGGGACAAAGATCAGGAGGATGCGCTGGTCAACTTCACCCCCCACCGGAGCCTGGGCAGTTGCCTCTGTTATGAGATGGCCGACGGCACTTCCGAAGAACAAACCGACGGGAGGGTCGCCACCGAGGCGATCAAGCTGCTTGAACAACACCGCGACCGTCCCTTCTTTCTTGGCGTTGGCTTCTACCGCCCGCACTCGCCGCATCTGGCGCCAAGGAAATTCTTCGAGTCCTACCCGCTGGAGAGCATCCCGGCCCCATGCGGTCCCCCAGGTGATTTGAAGGACATCCCCCCGGTCGCGCAATTCATCACGCCGCCAAACTGGGGGGCTACCGAGCAACAGCAGCGGGAGGTGATTCGTGGCTATTACGCCTGTGTCAGTTTCATGGACGAACAACTCGGCAAAGTGCTGTCTGCGCTGGATCGCTTGAAGCTGGCGGATACGACGATCGTCGTCTTCTGGGGCGATCACGGCTATCTGCTGGGTCTGCACGGGCAATGGATGAAGACCATGCTCTTTGAAGGGGCGGCCCGCGTGCCACTGGTGATAGCGGGGCGAGGAGTTGCCAGGGGAAAACCCTGCGCGCGCACTGTTGAGCTGTTGGACCTCTATCCCACACTGGTTGACATTTGCGGGCTGCCTCCGCCACCAGACCTGGAGGGCAAGTCACTACGGCCTCTGTTGGTAAATCCCGAAGCTCAATGGGCCCGCCCCGCCTTCACACAGGTGGTGCGTCTCACCGACAAGCGTCGGCCAGTCGGGCGCAGTGTGCGCACCGAACGCTGGCGTTACACCGAGTGGCAGGATGGCAAGTTGGGCTCAGAGCTCTACGACCACGACAGTGACCCCAACGAGTTTGCCAACTTGGCGCAAGATCCGCAGCACGCTGCTGTCGTGGCAGAGCTTAAGGCATTGCTTCGCAGGATGCGGCGGTAG
- a CDS encoding immunoglobulin domain-containing protein encodes MNKNQNIPIPFVLIILFLATWCATNALGVGPTLSEIPTLVITNVPDTSNEGRAITPDGQYVVGNSAGSSLGGGSQDGVRGFLYPVGSGSAINVISADNAQSTTAVGVGYRTDVNQTPAQQQLIIAGNTTSGVAEWMTADGGVTFANKRRNANWTYGQTISAVNQLGSDGTSDTYYVTSRSSAQSSLLVIGKGTNKWNLIVGVETNTALMDYDEKGISGDRGAMNGIGASGRAVGWRGSNTTQANRRNYRLDYPGLIAAFFNGLDGTDSGEAWSVSADGNTVFGRSKTASDPNNYYGYKTTFSNTPPSNNGTTQGSVNALPEFSDTGGSVSRGIPYGCTPDGRYAVGMNYRGSEKAVVWNTTDPDPTKWTVLDLTDLAVNNGFAGSFTRMSRAYSAGISAAGDLVITGVGAAGATRGYVMTVPEWIAQLGLPENQSVNAGANVTIGLKTNGTDSLSFQWFKNGSELPGATSTSLAYNNVTCASGDAGTYSVFVTNNAIPEVIKGQMVLTVLDPAITQQPLNQTNRGWTTASFTVTATGAPTLSYQWKRGGIDLSDGPTGWGSTIAGASTSALSIANLQAADEGSYSVVVTTSAGGCTATSLSRYLAVLPAQPRFTSIVANPGGSYTLTFLGWINETWYLYYSTSITAPLQTPDWTYTGQWGVFDGVTPVVYQDVTPGDVQRFYLLANPELPAAE; translated from the coding sequence ATGAACAAGAACCAAAACATCCCAATCCCATTTGTATTAATCATCCTATTCCTCGCGACTTGGTGCGCCACGAACGCGCTGGGTGTCGGCCCCACCCTCAGCGAGATACCAACTCTAGTGATTACGAACGTGCCGGACACGTCCAACGAGGGCCGCGCGATTACGCCGGACGGGCAGTATGTGGTGGGAAATTCGGCAGGCAGCAGTCTCGGTGGAGGATCCCAAGACGGCGTGAGGGGCTTTCTTTATCCGGTCGGCAGCGGGAGTGCCATCAACGTAATCAGCGCCGACAACGCCCAGTCCACTACGGCCGTCGGCGTGGGCTATCGAACCGATGTCAATCAGACTCCCGCCCAGCAGCAGCTAATCATTGCCGGAAACACCACCAGCGGCGTTGCCGAGTGGATGACCGCCGACGGAGGCGTGACTTTCGCCAACAAGCGGCGCAATGCCAATTGGACCTACGGCCAGACCATCAGCGCGGTGAACCAGCTCGGCTCCGACGGCACCTCGGATACCTACTACGTCACTAGCCGAAGCAGCGCTCAGTCAAGTCTGCTTGTTATAGGCAAGGGCACGAACAAGTGGAATCTCATCGTGGGCGTGGAGACGAACACGGCGCTGATGGATTATGACGAGAAGGGGATCTCCGGCGACAGGGGTGCCATGAACGGCATCGGCGCCAGCGGCCGAGCAGTGGGTTGGCGGGGAAGCAACACCACACAAGCGAACAGGCGGAATTACAGACTCGATTATCCCGGCTTGATTGCAGCCTTCTTCAACGGGCTGGATGGTACCGATTCCGGGGAAGCGTGGTCGGTTTCGGCCGATGGAAACACAGTATTTGGCCGCTCGAAGACCGCCAGCGATCCTAATAACTACTATGGTTACAAGACTACATTCTCCAACACGCCCCCCTCCAACAACGGAACAACTCAGGGGAGCGTGAACGCACTGCCTGAGTTTAGCGACACGGGAGGGTCCGTCTCGCGCGGTATCCCCTACGGCTGCACGCCCGACGGACGATATGCGGTGGGCATGAACTACCGTGGCAGTGAGAAAGCCGTCGTGTGGAACACCACCGATCCGGATCCGACGAAGTGGACGGTACTGGACCTGACCGACCTTGCGGTCAATAACGGGTTTGCGGGGAGTTTTACGCGCATGAGTCGCGCGTATAGCGCTGGCATTAGCGCGGCCGGAGACTTGGTGATTACAGGGGTGGGCGCGGCTGGTGCCACGCGCGGTTACGTGATGACGGTACCAGAGTGGATTGCGCAGCTTGGTCTGCCGGAAAACCAGTCAGTCAACGCCGGGGCCAATGTTACGATTGGCCTGAAGACCAACGGCACGGACTCCCTGAGCTTCCAGTGGTTCAAAAATGGAAGCGAGCTGCCCGGGGCAACGTCCACCTCGCTTGCCTATAACAACGTAACCTGCGCCAGCGGGGACGCTGGAACCTACTCGGTATTTGTGACCAATAACGCGATCCCGGAGGTGATTAAGGGGCAGATGGTGCTAACGGTGCTTGATCCGGCCATCACCCAGCAGCCGTTGAACCAGACCAATCGCGGGTGGACGACCGCGAGCTTCACTGTAACGGCTACGGGAGCACCCACCCTGAGCTACCAATGGAAGCGCGGCGGGATTGACCTCTCGGACGGCCCCACGGGCTGGGGTTCGACCATCGCCGGGGCGAGCACCAGTGCCCTGTCTATCGCCAACCTGCAAGCCGCCGACGAGGGCAGCTACTCGGTGGTGGTTACCACGAGCGCGGGAGGCTGCACGGCCACGAGCCTCTCCCGGTACCTGGCGGTACTGCCGGCTCAGCCTAGATTCACGAGCATTGTCGCTAACCCCGGCGGGAGCTACACCTTGACCTTCCTCGGCTGGATAAACGAGACCTGGTACCTCTATTACAGCACGAGCATCACGGCGCCACTGCAGACACCTGATTGGACCTACACGGGCCAGTGGGGCGTGTTCGACGGCGTTACCCCGGTCGTCTATCAGGACGTGACACCTGGCGACGTGCAGCGGTTCTATCTGCTCGCAAATCCGGAGTTGCCTGCGGCGGAATAG
- a CDS encoding sodium/solute symporter (Members of the Solute:Sodium Symporter (SSS), TC 2.A.21 as described in tcdb.org, catalyze solute:Na+ symport. Known solutes for members of the family include sugars, amino acids, nucleosides, inositols, vitamins, urea or anions, depending on the system.): protein MTRFSWLDYSIFIVYLVGAVSVGLLFVREQRTIKDYFLASRSMGSVLVGVSVLAALFSGISYLGCPSEVYAHRVTFVLFGLSFIIATPITTKLFIPYFYQSRFYTAYHYLEERFSVQVRLLASALFILRVLLWLALVTYAPALALEQVTGLPLWFSIICTGTLTTLYTTLGGMKAVIWTDVVQFVVLFGGQIVILCVAIARIPDGLSSVYEIGRAAGKLDLSLSFDPSVRVTLWGLLLGGAVINLVQLATDQVSVQRYLTATSLKEAQRALWLKFWLLIPVFIVFYLTGLVLFAFYQIHGDPLTAGRITQTDQILPYFVITQLPAGLPGLLIAAIYAGTMSATSSGLNALTTATTVDFRQRLSRKQLSEEQQLRLARRFTVAYGALVILLAFGVSKLGALIEASNKAIGLVGGPLLGLFFLGMLIRKATSWGAIIGWAAGVAAVIPVAFATKTSFLWYGVVGCLVTLFVGWIASLLISWLRPASAASPPQPSPGQGSAS from the coding sequence GTGACACGCTTTAGCTGGCTCGATTACAGCATCTTTATCGTTTACCTGGTCGGAGCGGTCTCCGTGGGCCTGCTATTCGTCCGGGAACAGCGCACCATCAAGGATTACTTCCTGGCCTCGCGCAGCATGGGGTCAGTCCTCGTCGGGGTTTCCGTGTTGGCCGCCCTGTTCTCCGGGATCAGCTATTTGGGTTGCCCCAGCGAAGTTTACGCTCACCGCGTCACCTTCGTCCTGTTTGGCCTCAGTTTCATCATCGCCACCCCGATCACCACTAAGCTTTTCATCCCCTATTTCTACCAATCACGCTTCTACACGGCCTACCACTACCTGGAGGAGCGGTTCTCAGTCCAGGTGCGCCTGCTTGCCTCCGCCCTGTTCATTCTTCGGGTGCTGCTGTGGCTGGCCCTGGTGACCTACGCGCCGGCACTCGCCCTGGAGCAGGTCACTGGTTTGCCGCTTTGGTTCAGCATTATTTGCACCGGCACCCTCACCACTCTCTACACCACCCTCGGCGGTATGAAGGCCGTCATTTGGACCGATGTCGTGCAGTTCGTCGTCCTCTTCGGGGGCCAGATCGTCATACTTTGCGTCGCCATCGCCCGCATCCCGGACGGCCTCTCGAGCGTGTATGAGATCGGGCGGGCGGCGGGCAAGCTCGACCTGAGCCTCAGTTTCGATCCCTCCGTGCGCGTCACCCTGTGGGGACTGCTCCTGGGCGGCGCGGTGATCAATCTCGTCCAACTGGCCACCGACCAGGTTTCCGTCCAGCGTTACCTTACCGCCACCAGCCTCAAGGAGGCGCAGCGTGCCCTTTGGCTCAAGTTCTGGCTCCTGATCCCCGTGTTCATCGTGTTCTACCTAACCGGCCTGGTGCTCTTCGCGTTCTACCAGATTCACGGCGACCCGCTGACGGCCGGCCGCATCACTCAGACCGACCAGATCCTGCCTTACTTCGTGATCACTCAGCTCCCGGCGGGGTTGCCCGGCCTGCTGATCGCCGCCATTTACGCCGGCACCATGTCCGCGACCTCCTCCGGCCTCAACGCCCTGACCACGGCCACGACCGTGGATTTCCGCCAGCGGCTGTCGCGCAAGCAACTGTCCGAAGAGCAGCAACTCCGCCTGGCCCGGCGTTTCACCGTCGCTTACGGGGCCCTGGTGATCCTGTTGGCCTTTGGCGTCAGCAAACTCGGCGCTCTCATCGAGGCCAGCAACAAGGCGATCGGTTTGGTGGGCGGCCCGTTGCTCGGGCTGTTCTTCCTGGGCATGCTCATCCGGAAAGCCACCTCGTGGGGCGCCATCATTGGCTGGGCGGCGGGTGTGGCGGCCGTTATCCCGGTTGCCTTTGCCACCAAGACATCGTTCCTTTGGTACGGCGTTGTCGGTTGCTTGGTAACCCTCTTCGTCGGCTGGATCGCGAGCCTGCTGATCTCCTGGCTGCGCCCGGCCTCTGCGGCCTCGCCGCCCCAGCCGTCTCCAGGCCAGGGGAGCGCATCTTGA
- a CDS encoding aldolase/citrate lyase family protein: MNLRSSRILRELRAGKSPTCFKLNLGDPRIIELCGLAGASAVWLCNEHVSNDWFNLENQIRAAKLYDVDTIVRIEKGSYSDYVKPFEADATAIMVPHVKTAEEARHIVEMTRFHPLGRRAVDGGNADGRYCQIPVTEYMAHSNAERVLIFQIESPEALENVEAIAAVPGYEMLLFGPGDFSHLLGKPGQLDAPEVVAARQRVGAAASKHGKFAVAPGMLAPRAVLEAEGYRVFTLGADVLGLGDYFKAKLKAFEA; this comes from the coding sequence ATGAATCTGCGTTCAAGTCGAATCCTGCGGGAGCTGCGAGCCGGGAAGAGCCCGACCTGCTTCAAGCTCAATTTGGGTGATCCGCGGATTATTGAGCTTTGCGGCCTGGCCGGCGCGTCCGCGGTGTGGCTCTGCAACGAGCATGTTTCCAACGATTGGTTCAACCTGGAGAACCAGATCCGGGCCGCCAAGCTCTACGACGTGGATACCATTGTGCGGATCGAGAAGGGCAGTTACAGCGACTATGTCAAACCTTTCGAGGCGGACGCGACCGCGATCATGGTGCCGCACGTCAAGACGGCGGAGGAGGCCAGGCATATTGTCGAGATGACCCGCTTCCACCCGCTGGGTCGGCGCGCTGTGGACGGGGGCAACGCTGACGGGCGCTACTGCCAGATTCCCGTGACTGAATACATGGCGCACAGCAACGCAGAGCGGGTGCTGATCTTCCAGATCGAGTCGCCGGAGGCTTTGGAGAATGTCGAGGCTATCGCCGCGGTTCCCGGTTATGAAATGCTGCTGTTTGGTCCGGGGGATTTCAGCCACTTGCTCGGGAAGCCCGGGCAGTTGGATGCGCCCGAGGTGGTTGCCGCCCGCCAGCGGGTGGGGGCGGCGGCGAGCAAGCACGGGAAGTTCGCGGTTGCCCCCGGTATGCTGGCGCCCCGTGCCGTTCTCGAAGCCGAAGGCTATCGGGTGTTCACCCTTGGCGCTGATGTGCTCGGGTTGGGGGATTACTTCAAGGCGAAACTCAAGGCATTTGAAGCGTGA
- a CDS encoding SDR family oxidoreductase: protein MTIHEMFDLSRKVAVIIGGARDFGFYMGDVLAEAGCDLVLTSRSLSVVQQTADKLRAKHRREILPLALDVTRQPQIVELARQAAAWKGHIDILINNAGGTPTGKGKARLFERAPEDAAELIAINLLGSLYCCQEFGRVMAKQGRGKIINIASVAGVVGRDRRMYQRNDMQGQPIDYAAAKAGVIGMTRDLAGYLSPLGVHVNCISPGGFDRGKLPAGFVKDYGNRTPLGRMGRDETDLRGAVLFLASPASDYVTGHNLVVDGGFSIWQ from the coding sequence ATGACCATTCACGAAATGTTTGATTTGAGCCGCAAGGTGGCCGTGATCATCGGCGGCGCGCGCGATTTTGGATTCTACATGGGCGACGTGCTGGCCGAGGCGGGTTGCGATCTCGTGCTGACTTCGCGCAGCCTCAGTGTCGTGCAACAGACCGCTGACAAACTTCGCGCCAAGCACAGACGGGAAATCCTCCCGCTGGCGCTGGACGTGACCCGGCAGCCGCAGATCGTCGAACTGGCCCGCCAGGCCGCCGCCTGGAAAGGCCACATTGACATCCTGATCAACAACGCGGGCGGCACTCCCACCGGCAAGGGCAAGGCTCGCTTGTTCGAGCGCGCGCCTGAAGACGCCGCCGAGTTGATCGCCATCAACCTGCTCGGGTCCCTCTACTGCTGCCAGGAATTCGGCCGCGTCATGGCCAAACAAGGCCGTGGCAAGATCATCAACATTGCCTCCGTCGCCGGTGTGGTGGGACGCGACCGGCGGATGTACCAGCGCAATGACATGCAGGGGCAGCCCATTGACTACGCCGCCGCGAAGGCCGGCGTCATCGGCATGACCCGCGACCTGGCGGGGTATCTCTCGCCGCTGGGCGTGCACGTGAACTGCATCTCCCCGGGCGGCTTCGACCGCGGCAAGCTGCCCGCGGGATTCGTGAAGGACTACGGCAACCGCACGCCGCTCGGACGCATGGGCCGGGATGAAACCGACCTCCGCGGCGCCGTTCTCTTTCTCGCTTCGCCTGCCTCAGATTATGTCACCGGACACAATCTGGTGGTGGACGGCGGGTTCAGCATCTGGCAGTGA
- a CDS encoding Gfo/Idh/MocA family oxidoreductase produces MRIEKAEIRLAMLGMIEGNGHPYSWSAIVNGYNPEEMAKCPFPVIPQYLSEVSLNTMRIPGARVTHVWTDDPADAPKVAAASRIENVVARPEDVIGQVDAVILGTDDGHEHVRRARPFVEAGLPMFVDKPLAINVPDLNQFIRWHQAGKVFLSSSNMRYAPEIKQVLRQKAQLGELRWITTCTSKTWERYAIHALEGIWPVLGPGFLGARTESRPGSDIAYLTHRSGVQVNLAVIYDALGSYGTLHVFGTKGNLAVSCWDTYTAFRNQLCAFVEMLRSGERPYPLSETIELMAVVIAGLRSRERGGTFVETREVYAELEPPFGC; encoded by the coding sequence ATGAGAATTGAGAAGGCTGAAATCCGGCTGGCGATGCTTGGCATGATCGAGGGAAACGGGCATCCGTATTCCTGGTCGGCCATCGTCAACGGCTACAACCCGGAGGAGATGGCCAAGTGCCCTTTCCCGGTCATACCGCAATACCTGTCCGAAGTGTCCCTGAACACGATGCGCATTCCAGGCGCGCGGGTGACTCATGTCTGGACGGACGACCCGGCGGACGCGCCCAAGGTGGCCGCAGCCAGCCGCATCGAGAATGTTGTGGCGCGTCCCGAAGACGTCATTGGCCAGGTGGACGCGGTAATCCTCGGCACGGACGACGGGCACGAGCATGTGCGCCGTGCGCGGCCGTTTGTCGAAGCCGGGTTGCCGATGTTCGTGGACAAGCCGCTGGCGATCAATGTGCCCGACCTCAACCAGTTCATCCGCTGGCACCAGGCGGGCAAGGTCTTCCTCTCCAGCAGCAACATGCGCTACGCGCCGGAGATCAAGCAGGTCCTGCGGCAGAAGGCGCAGTTGGGCGAGCTGCGCTGGATCACGACCTGCACTAGCAAGACCTGGGAGCGGTATGCAATTCACGCCCTCGAAGGCATCTGGCCGGTGCTGGGCCCCGGGTTTCTCGGGGCCCGGACCGAGAGTCGTCCCGGATCGGACATCGCCTACCTCACCCACCGGAGCGGGGTGCAGGTGAACCTCGCAGTCATCTACGACGCCCTCGGCAGCTACGGTACGCTGCATGTGTTCGGCACCAAGGGCAACCTGGCGGTAAGCTGCTGGGACACCTACACGGCGTTCCGCAATCAGCTCTGCGCGTTTGTCGAGATGCTGCGCTCGGGCGAACGGCCCTACCCGCTGAGCGAGACCATCGAGCTGATGGCGGTAGTTATTGCCGGGCTGCGCAGCCGCGAGCGGGGTGGGACATTTGTTGAGACGAGAGAAGTCTATGCCGAGTTGGAGCCACCATTCGGCTGCTGA
- a CDS encoding Gfo/Idh/MocA family oxidoreductase produces MKPRILVIGCGSIGERHLRCFQRTGRAQMFVCETNAAVLQKITQQYQVAGFPDVATALKAEQFDGVVVCTPANTHIRIGLQCYRQGAALLIEKPLSTGFEEVEELRGEIARRKQFLRVAFVYHFQPGLKAIREVLRKGTFGRLLHVAAVVGQHFPTYRPAYRQIYYTRHETGGGVIQDMLPHLINSVEWLAGPSTRVFCEAGHQALEGVTVEDTVSVAARNGDVLTTYSLNQFQAPNEATFWFHCERGSLKAELHEQRWGAYPHGATGWEYQPAPVKERDDLFVAQANAFLDGMAGVETDLATLDEAVTTLKCSLGALESWRTGKPVEIGGAGS; encoded by the coding sequence ATGAAACCTCGGATTCTTGTCATCGGTTGCGGGAGTATTGGAGAGCGGCACTTGCGCTGTTTTCAGCGGACGGGGCGTGCCCAGATGTTTGTCTGCGAAACCAATGCGGCGGTGCTGCAGAAGATCACCCAGCAATACCAGGTCGCCGGGTTCCCGGACGTGGCGACGGCGCTGAAGGCGGAGCAGTTTGATGGCGTGGTCGTCTGCACGCCGGCGAATACCCATATCAGGATCGGCCTCCAATGTTATCGGCAAGGCGCGGCGCTTCTGATTGAGAAGCCCTTGAGCACCGGGTTTGAGGAGGTGGAGGAATTGCGGGGGGAGATTGCCCGGCGCAAGCAGTTCTTGCGAGTGGCCTTCGTTTATCATTTCCAGCCCGGGCTCAAGGCCATCCGTGAAGTGTTGCGCAAGGGCACCTTCGGCCGCTTGCTCCATGTGGCGGCGGTGGTGGGACAGCACTTCCCGACATACCGGCCAGCCTACCGGCAGATTTACTACACGCGGCACGAGACGGGCGGCGGAGTTATTCAGGACATGCTGCCGCACCTGATCAATTCGGTGGAATGGCTCGCGGGGCCCAGCACGCGGGTGTTCTGCGAGGCGGGCCACCAGGCGCTCGAAGGGGTAACAGTGGAAGACACCGTGAGCGTGGCCGCCCGCAACGGCGACGTTCTGACCACATACTCGCTGAACCAGTTCCAGGCGCCGAACGAAGCGACATTCTGGTTCCATTGCGAACGCGGGAGCCTCAAGGCGGAACTGCACGAGCAGCGCTGGGGCGCCTATCCCCATGGCGCGACCGGTTGGGAGTATCAGCCGGCGCCGGTGAAAGAGCGGGATGATTTGTTCGTCGCGCAGGCGAATGCGTTTCTCGACGGTATGGCCGGCGTGGAGACCGACCTGGCTACGTTGGACGAAGCGGTGACGACGTTGAAGTGCAGCCTCGGGGCGCTGGAGTCCTGGCGGACGGGGAAGCCGGTCGAAATTGGGGGGGCAGGCAGTTAA